One genomic segment of Bradyrhizobium prioriisuperbiae includes these proteins:
- a CDS encoding lytic murein transglycosylase, producing MTRIDSQRLTRRTLLGAAAVLVSRPWTSAAHAAPPGYDQWRDVFRAKAEARGISEATYTRVMGRTEPDMSVFTKMRNQPEFNEQAWQYINRRVSDWRLIAGKEALQKNGAVFSRIERDFGVERGTLLALWGVESAYGDPLVQQNHMRPVFPSLAALAWNEPRRKTYWETELINALKIVQRGWSTPDEMRGSWAGAMGHTQWMPEVWLNVGFDYDGDGRVSPFGKPDDALGSTARYLVNRGKYHRNEHWGYEVRTSGVSAGGSRSYDAWGSAGVKRADGQPFPQPNATAQLWTPVPGGPSFLLGPNFYAVRSYNPSMNYALAIVHLGDRILGGSPFIQPFPGSERALTLAEVQEMQTRLTRQGFDTGGNDGRVGNDTMKAIKDFQLKSGLTPADGYGGLKVLARLRQGS from the coding sequence ATGACCCGCATCGATTCCCAACGTTTGACGCGACGGACGCTGCTGGGGGCAGCGGCTGTCCTCGTTTCAAGGCCATGGACGTCAGCGGCCCACGCCGCCCCGCCGGGCTACGACCAATGGCGCGATGTCTTCCGCGCCAAGGCGGAGGCGCGGGGCATTTCCGAGGCGACTTACACCCGCGTGATGGGCCGCACCGAGCCTGACATGAGCGTGTTCACCAAGATGCGCAATCAGCCGGAGTTCAACGAACAGGCCTGGCAATATATCAACCGCCGCGTTTCCGACTGGCGGCTGATCGCCGGCAAGGAGGCGCTGCAGAAGAATGGCGCGGTGTTCTCGCGCATCGAGCGCGACTTCGGCGTCGAGCGCGGCACGCTGCTGGCACTGTGGGGTGTGGAGAGCGCCTATGGCGATCCGCTGGTGCAGCAGAACCATATGCGGCCGGTGTTTCCGTCGCTGGCCGCGCTTGCCTGGAATGAACCGCGCCGCAAGACCTATTGGGAAACCGAACTGATCAACGCGCTGAAAATCGTGCAGCGCGGCTGGAGCACGCCAGATGAAATGCGCGGCTCCTGGGCCGGCGCCATGGGGCACACGCAGTGGATGCCCGAGGTCTGGCTCAATGTCGGCTTCGACTATGATGGCGACGGTCGGGTGTCGCCGTTCGGCAAGCCGGACGACGCGCTGGGCTCCACCGCGCGCTATCTGGTCAACCGCGGCAAATACCATCGCAACGAACACTGGGGTTACGAGGTCCGCACATCCGGTGTGAGTGCCGGTGGCAGCCGCAGCTACGACGCCTGGGGTTCGGCAGGCGTCAAACGCGCCGACGGACAGCCGTTCCCGCAGCCAAACGCCACCGCGCAACTCTGGACGCCGGTGCCGGGCGGCCCCTCGTTCTTGCTCGGGCCGAATTTCTACGCGGTGCGCAGCTACAATCCGTCGATGAACTACGCGCTGGCGATCGTCCATCTCGGCGATCGTATCCTGGGCGGCAGCCCCTTCATCCAGCCCTTCCCCGGCTCGGAGCGTGCGCTCACGCTCGCCGAGGTGCAGGAGATGCAGACCCGCCTCACCCGTCAGGGATTCGATACCGGCGGAAATGACGGCCGTGTCGGCAACGACACCATGAAGGCGATCAAGGATTTTCAGCTCAAGTCCGGACTGACGCCGGCCGACGGATATGGCGGGCTGAAGGTGCTGGCGCGGCTGCGACAGGGATCATAA
- a CDS encoding glucose 1-dehydrogenase, which yields MPQPDRSARYPRLAGRYALVTGASQGIGRAIAIRFAEEGANVAINFVGASTGADETLALVRAASTRNGHDERQHLVLHADIGVEADIVAMFEALLKQWPRLDCLVNNAGFQRESATESLDVETYRRIIEVNLNGAVLCAQQALAHFVKRGGGGTIVNCSSVHQIIPKPGYLAYSISKGAMSNLTRTLALEFADRGIRVNAVGPGAIDTPINAAWTGDPTKRAVVESHIPLGRVGTAEEIAGVFAFLASDEASYITGQTIFACGGLTLFGEFRENWAS from the coding sequence ATGCCGCAACCCGACCGTTCAGCTCGATATCCACGCCTTGCCGGGCGCTATGCGCTGGTAACAGGTGCTTCGCAAGGTATCGGGCGCGCCATCGCCATTCGTTTTGCCGAGGAGGGCGCCAACGTCGCCATCAATTTCGTTGGCGCCAGCACCGGTGCGGACGAAACTTTGGCGCTGGTGCGGGCAGCATCGACCCGCAACGGGCATGACGAGCGCCAGCATCTCGTGCTGCATGCCGATATCGGTGTTGAGGCGGACATCGTGGCGATGTTCGAGGCGCTGCTGAAGCAGTGGCCGCGGCTCGATTGCCTGGTCAACAATGCGGGATTTCAGCGGGAGTCGGCGACCGAGTCACTTGATGTGGAAACCTATCGTCGCATCATCGAGGTCAATCTGAACGGCGCCGTGCTCTGCGCCCAGCAGGCGCTCGCGCACTTCGTCAAGCGCGGCGGCGGAGGCACCATCGTCAATTGCTCCAGTGTGCACCAGATCATCCCGAAGCCGGGATATCTGGCGTATTCCATCAGCAAGGGAGCGATGTCCAACCTGACCCGCACCCTGGCGCTGGAGTTCGCGGACCGTGGCATTCGCGTCAACGCTGTCGGCCCAGGCGCAATCGATACGCCGATCAATGCGGCCTGGACCGGCGATCCAACCAAACGCGCCGTGGTCGAGAGTCACATTCCGCTCGGGCGCGTCGGAACGGCTGAGGAAATCGCCGGTGTGTTCGCCTTTCTGGCGTCGGACGAAGCGAGTTACATCACCGGGCAGACGATTTTTGCTTGTGGTGGCCTGACGCTGTTCGGCGAATTCCGCGAGAACTGGGCAAGCTAG
- a CDS encoding M23 family peptidase produces the protein MALAAIVCLANVCLAVPAAAGEFRTPAVTVLRADWRAANDQLRSEFNARPETVGALTFNGARRLPRRDPRRWPALVQLNAITASFFPAITQSPVPVLLPFDAAELIGHRLSGTTAILSAAHYQDGFRTEMFDAGPAGYDAVFSLAQTSIDDLPQRTFARPVEIHITGSTLIYDINDLLAGKGEPVKALSQQFPDLRRTLREGYLRYAFTRFGIPYVVSVQCLDSVPRRNRLACREASVVAERFLKALRINGGKPRPLRGDIVSTAVERPGNVSPDFTYRPVGEIITNSGYHGQTGRADPTAYVQLRFPLHDAPAYANSQSFLNWGDCNYTGRTASPHNKGGSYRCKRNDKPLVFDESARENYSYPWQDNFCETRSFGVGQCASGFGHQGQDIRPSSCPMRNDGADRCEANRFSIVAVRDGVIVRGPAQQAAFLLVDTMTDHIRVRYMHMNPAHMDSDGLLNGRRVSEGETIGMVSNYQDYPGGTSTHLHFDLQVFTRDGWLWVNPYVTLISAYERLLGARGTEILPEPVAPASMAHAVPEEPHKPGLSSEGDGE, from the coding sequence CTGGCTTTGGCAGCCATCGTTTGTCTGGCCAATGTTTGTCTTGCCGTCCCGGCCGCAGCCGGAGAGTTCAGGACTCCGGCAGTCACGGTGCTTCGCGCCGACTGGCGCGCCGCCAACGATCAGCTTCGCAGCGAATTCAATGCGCGACCGGAGACCGTGGGCGCGCTGACATTCAATGGCGCACGGCGTCTGCCGCGCCGCGATCCGCGGCGATGGCCTGCACTGGTGCAGTTGAATGCGATCACCGCATCATTTTTTCCGGCCATCACCCAGAGCCCGGTGCCGGTCCTGCTGCCGTTCGATGCAGCGGAGCTGATCGGTCACCGCCTCAGCGGCACGACGGCCATCCTGTCAGCCGCGCATTATCAGGACGGCTTCCGGACGGAGATGTTCGACGCCGGTCCCGCCGGCTATGACGCGGTGTTCTCGCTGGCCCAGACCAGCATCGACGACTTGCCGCAGCGTACTTTTGCCCGTCCCGTCGAGATCCACATCACCGGCTCGACGCTGATCTACGACATCAACGATCTGCTCGCCGGCAAGGGCGAACCGGTGAAGGCGCTGTCGCAGCAATTCCCGGACCTGCGCCGCACCCTGCGCGAGGGTTATCTCCGCTACGCATTCACGCGGTTCGGCATCCCCTATGTGGTCTCGGTCCAGTGTCTCGACAGCGTGCCGCGACGCAACCGCCTCGCCTGTCGCGAGGCCTCCGTTGTCGCCGAGCGTTTTCTGAAAGCACTGCGGATCAATGGCGGCAAGCCGCGCCCGTTGCGCGGCGACATCGTCTCCACGGCCGTCGAACGGCCAGGCAATGTCTCCCCCGATTTCACCTATCGCCCGGTCGGCGAGATCATCACCAACAGCGGCTATCACGGGCAGACCGGTCGGGCCGATCCGACCGCCTACGTCCAACTGCGCTTTCCGCTGCATGACGCGCCCGCCTACGCCAATTCGCAGTCGTTCCTGAACTGGGGTGACTGCAACTACACCGGCCGCACGGCATCACCGCACAACAAGGGCGGCTCCTATCGCTGCAAGCGCAACGACAAGCCGCTGGTGTTCGACGAGTCGGCCCGGGAGAATTACAGCTATCCCTGGCAGGACAATTTCTGCGAGACCCGCAGTTTCGGCGTGGGACAGTGCGCCAGCGGCTTTGGGCACCAGGGCCAGGACATCCGCCCCTCATCGTGTCCGATGCGCAACGACGGCGCCGACCGCTGCGAGGCCAATCGTTTCTCCATTGTCGCGGTGCGCGACGGCGTGATCGTGCGGGGGCCGGCACAGCAGGCGGCCTTTCTTCTGGTCGACACCATGACCGATCATATCCGCGTTCGCTACATGCACATGAACCCGGCGCACATGGACTCCGACGGTCTGCTGAACGGCCGGCGCGTGAGCGAGGGCGAGACAATCGGCATGGTCTCGAACTATCAGGACTATCCTGGCGGCACCTCGACACACCTGCATTTCGACCTTCAGGTGTTCACCCGCGACGGCTGGCTCTGGGTCAATCCGTACGTCACGCTGATCTCGGCCTATGAACGGCTGCTCGGTGCACGCGGCACCGAGATCTTGCCGGAACCGGTCGCGCCGGCTTCGATGGCCCACGCGGTGCCGGAAGAGCCGCACAAGCCGGGGCTCTCATCGGAAGGCGACGGCGAGTAG
- the efp gene encoding elongation factor P, which yields MRVIASSIRKGNVIDMDGKLYVVLTAENIHPGKGTPVSQIEMRRISDGVKVSERYKTTDQVERATIEDRDYNFLYSDGDGFHFMNNETFDQILVPKDVVGSGAPYLAENMTVKLSMYESVPVAITLPQRATLEVVDTEPVTKGQTASSSYKPAILSNGVRTAVPPHVGTGTRIVVLTEDGSYVERAKD from the coding sequence CGATATGGATGGCAAGCTATATGTGGTTCTGACCGCCGAGAACATCCATCCCGGCAAGGGAACCCCGGTCAGCCAGATCGAAATGCGACGCATCAGCGATGGCGTGAAGGTCTCCGAGCGGTACAAGACCACTGATCAGGTCGAGCGGGCCACCATCGAAGACCGCGACTACAATTTTCTCTATTCGGACGGCGACGGCTTCCATTTCATGAACAACGAGACCTTCGACCAGATCCTGGTGCCGAAGGACGTGGTCGGTTCCGGCGCGCCGTATTTGGCTGAAAACATGACGGTCAAGCTGTCGATGTATGAGTCCGTGCCCGTCGCCATCACCTTGCCGCAGCGCGCGACCCTCGAAGTGGTCGATACCGAACCGGTGACCAAGGGCCAGACTGCATCGTCGTCCTACAAGCCAGCGATCCTGTCCAACGGCGTGCGCACCGCCGTCCCGCCGCACGTCGGCACCGGCACCCGGATCGTGGTCCTGACCGAAGACGGCTCGTACGTCGAGCGCGCCAAGGACTAA